The following proteins come from a genomic window of Paramicrobacterium humi:
- a CDS encoding NeuD/PglB/VioB family sugar acetyltransferase, with product MVGAGGFGREVLDVIEAINRDLSRPKFLLLGVVDSAPSSANLACLSARGTPYLGTEDAWLRGGNFADFVIGVGEPSIRSAIADRWNETGRKSPILLHPDAGVGSCTSIAPGTVVCAGAQISTNVELGAHSHVNPNATVGHDSVLEAYVSVNPGAIVSGDVYIGAVSLIGAGAVVLQGRRVGRNCVIGASACVTRDVPFNSTVIGVPARQVGSTQ from the coding sequence AACCGCGACCTGAGCCGTCCCAAATTCTTACTTCTTGGCGTTGTTGATTCGGCACCCTCCTCCGCAAATCTCGCTTGCTTGTCTGCGAGAGGAACCCCGTACTTAGGTACCGAGGATGCGTGGCTGCGTGGCGGCAACTTTGCGGATTTTGTCATTGGTGTCGGAGAACCGTCGATTCGCTCGGCAATTGCAGATCGATGGAACGAAACTGGGCGCAAGAGCCCGATTTTGCTCCATCCCGATGCAGGGGTCGGAAGTTGCACTTCTATCGCTCCCGGTACTGTCGTATGCGCGGGTGCACAGATTTCGACGAATGTTGAACTAGGGGCGCATTCACATGTTAATCCGAACGCTACAGTCGGGCATGATTCCGTACTCGAAGCGTACGTGTCCGTGAACCCAGGAGCGATAGTTTCCGGTGACGTCTATATCGGGGCGGTCTCTTTGATTGGTGCGGGTGCCGTTGTGTTGCAGGGTCGCCGAGTTGGGCGCAACTGCGTGATCGGTGCTTCTGCCTGCGTCACTCGCGATGTTCCATTCAATTCGACAGTCATTGGCGTGCCAGCACGCCAAGTAGGGAGTACCCAATGA
- a CDS encoding NAD-dependent epimerase/dehydratase family protein → MKVLITGGAGFIGSNLVRYILNRYPGAELRVLDDLSTGRLSNIEGLPIQFTRGSILDFELVRDLCTGMESVVHLAAIGSVPRSVAHPRPTHEANISGTLNVLEAARETGTAHVIVASSSSVYGSNPALPKSEFDWTRPMSPYGVSKQATEGYAIAYNFSYGLKTLAFRFFNVYGPRQLADHDYAAVIPKFLDAALSGRPLVVHGDGQQSRDFTYVGTVCEAIVDAIDRKVHSKDPVNLAFGTNTTLIALIDELERKLSVELRIEHSDPRVGDVRASQADGVILRKLFPTLRPTPLSVGLGATIDWFKPNAAQG, encoded by the coding sequence ATGAAAGTCTTAATCACCGGCGGAGCCGGATTTATCGGCTCTAACCTTGTCCGGTACATACTCAACCGCTACCCCGGAGCGGAGCTGAGAGTGCTGGACGACCTTAGCACTGGACGGTTATCCAATATTGAAGGACTGCCGATCCAGTTCACTCGGGGATCCATTCTCGATTTCGAGCTTGTCCGAGATCTTTGCACTGGAATGGAATCGGTGGTTCATCTTGCGGCGATAGGTAGTGTGCCGCGTTCTGTTGCGCATCCGAGGCCCACACACGAGGCTAACATTTCGGGAACCCTCAACGTTCTAGAGGCGGCTCGCGAGACCGGAACGGCACACGTGATTGTCGCCTCGTCCAGTTCCGTATATGGAAGCAACCCTGCCCTCCCAAAATCGGAGTTCGACTGGACGCGCCCAATGAGTCCCTACGGAGTAAGCAAACAGGCCACGGAGGGATATGCGATTGCGTACAACTTCTCCTACGGTCTGAAGACTCTCGCTTTTCGATTCTTCAACGTGTACGGGCCGCGCCAACTTGCAGATCACGATTATGCAGCCGTCATTCCTAAATTCTTGGATGCTGCTTTGAGTGGCCGCCCATTAGTGGTACACGGTGACGGGCAACAATCTCGCGACTTCACTTATGTGGGTACGGTGTGTGAAGCAATTGTGGATGCGATTGACAGGAAGGTTCATTCGAAGGATCCCGTAAACTTGGCGTTCGGCACGAACACGACCCTCATTGCGCTAATCGACGAGCTCGAGAGGAAGCTATCCGTCGAGCTGCGGATCGAGCATTCCGATCCGCGGGTGGGCGATGTCCGTGCCTCTCAGGCGGATGGTGTCATACTTCGGAAACTGTTCCCAACGCTTCGTCCCACGCCGCTCTCCGTGGGACTCGGAGCCACAATCGACTGGTTTAAGCCGAACGCAGCCCAGGGTTAA
- a CDS encoding glycosyltransferase family 4 protein: MVSAPGNNLESLSVVPGVAVHRIPMRREPSLGSDLKALFEWTRLLRRVRPTVMSVGTPKAALLAMIAGALVRIPRRIYLLRGLRLETTSGAHRGIYRSLETMTALCSHKVLAVSASLRREAIRLKIAPAAKVQLLGLGSSNGVQVEHFDPSHFDRDEISDLRAKLKLRADVPVLGFVGRLNKDKGLQVLADARDLLIEAELDHQLLVVGEADGDSDEAIRRLLECGRAAAVTGHVADPAMYYQLMSVLCLPTLREGFPNVVLEAGAAGIPTVTTDATGAQDSVVHEETGLIAEVGSAASLASALTKVLGDDEMRGEMGRRASAWVNEHFRRESVHKRLQEYYLEQVASARTRLSTWNRSRLK; the protein is encoded by the coding sequence GTGGTCAGCGCTCCCGGCAACAATCTGGAAAGCCTTTCCGTCGTCCCGGGCGTAGCCGTACACCGCATCCCCATGCGCCGTGAGCCCTCACTTGGCTCGGATCTCAAGGCCCTCTTTGAGTGGACCCGACTCCTGCGCCGGGTCCGCCCAACCGTTATGTCTGTTGGTACACCAAAGGCTGCGCTGTTAGCGATGATAGCGGGAGCGCTCGTTCGGATACCAAGGCGAATTTATCTGCTCAGGGGACTGCGACTCGAAACAACTTCAGGGGCGCATCGCGGAATTTATCGATCGCTCGAAACTATGACCGCGCTTTGCTCTCACAAAGTCCTAGCGGTGAGTGCGAGCCTTCGGCGTGAGGCTATCCGCCTCAAAATTGCGCCAGCGGCTAAGGTGCAACTCTTGGGCCTCGGTAGTTCGAATGGTGTTCAGGTCGAGCATTTTGACCCGAGCCATTTTGACCGCGATGAAATTAGCGATCTCCGCGCTAAGTTGAAACTGCGGGCTGACGTTCCAGTGCTTGGATTTGTTGGCCGTCTCAATAAGGACAAAGGGCTTCAGGTGTTGGCCGATGCTCGGGACCTGCTTATCGAGGCCGAACTCGACCATCAGCTCCTTGTCGTTGGCGAGGCTGACGGTGATAGCGACGAGGCCATTAGACGGCTTCTTGAGTGTGGCCGCGCCGCAGCGGTTACCGGCCACGTCGCAGATCCAGCTATGTACTACCAGTTGATGAGCGTGCTCTGCCTGCCGACTCTACGAGAAGGGTTCCCCAACGTCGTACTTGAGGCGGGCGCAGCGGGCATTCCCACTGTTACGACCGACGCCACCGGCGCTCAAGACTCAGTAGTGCATGAGGAGACCGGGTTGATTGCGGAAGTGGGCTCGGCGGCTTCGCTCGCCTCTGCCCTGACAAAAGTGCTTGGCGATGATGAAATGCGAGGGGAGATGGGACGGCGAGCAAGCGCGTGGGTAAATGAGCACTTTCGACGCGAGAGTGTGCACAAGCGATTGCAAGAATACTATCTTGAGCAGGTTGCGAGCGCCCGGACCAGACTATCCACGTGGAATAGGAGTCGTTTGAAGTAA
- a CDS encoding glycosyltransferase: protein MPDYQLTTVTTYGRRAGSARVRVFDWIDWLGVSARSETYVDGVSNSASQLIRAPLKLALAEMRLRRLASSPPACSLLLSRQASPFSSGSIEERVLRASQYGVYDFDDALMYAPSSLPGGWWSKSKTWRRSVRAADQVIAGNSILASEASEMSNNVVMIPSCVDPGKYQQKGTWEIGEVPRAVWMGSPSTERYLEIIAAPLVRLNRTHGLRLTVVSAGNGRLGVLDPIVDRVEWTPERYAEELGRADFGIMPLEDSAWTRGKCAYKLLQYGAAALPVVGSPVGANENFLADAHGFAPIGDDEWFEAIEELLSESSASREARGKRARETVVKGYSYHAWSSVWKRAVQIGDYR, encoded by the coding sequence ATGCCGGACTATCAATTGACGACGGTGACCACGTACGGCCGGAGAGCAGGTAGCGCACGTGTGCGGGTATTTGATTGGATCGACTGGTTAGGCGTTTCAGCCAGGTCCGAAACCTATGTGGACGGCGTGTCAAATAGCGCCTCACAGCTGATCCGTGCACCGCTCAAGCTCGCACTGGCAGAAATGCGACTTCGGCGGCTCGCATCTTCTCCGCCGGCATGTTCCCTGCTATTGTCGCGGCAAGCTAGCCCATTCAGTTCCGGTTCAATTGAAGAGCGGGTGCTGAGGGCCTCCCAGTATGGCGTTTACGACTTCGATGACGCTCTCATGTACGCACCTTCGTCTCTTCCTGGAGGGTGGTGGTCAAAAAGCAAGACTTGGAGACGTTCGGTGCGAGCAGCGGACCAAGTTATCGCGGGCAATAGCATCCTCGCTTCCGAAGCAAGTGAGATGTCTAACAACGTGGTCATGATTCCAAGTTGTGTCGATCCTGGCAAATACCAGCAGAAAGGCACGTGGGAGATCGGAGAAGTGCCTCGCGCTGTTTGGATGGGGTCACCGAGCACGGAGCGTTACCTTGAAATCATAGCCGCGCCGCTGGTCCGGCTAAACCGCACACATGGTTTGCGACTCACAGTGGTGAGCGCTGGTAATGGCCGGCTCGGGGTTCTGGACCCAATAGTCGATCGCGTGGAGTGGACGCCGGAAAGGTACGCAGAAGAGCTTGGCAGAGCCGATTTCGGCATAATGCCACTTGAGGATAGCGCTTGGACTCGCGGCAAATGCGCTTACAAGCTTCTGCAATACGGTGCTGCGGCGTTGCCGGTGGTCGGAAGCCCGGTCGGGGCGAACGAGAACTTTCTGGCCGATGCTCATGGGTTTGCTCCTATCGGCGATGATGAATGGTTTGAAGCAATAGAAGAACTCCTCTCAGAATCTTCTGCTTCGCGAGAAGCGCGGGGCAAGCGAGCACGCGAAACTGTTGTTAAGGGATATAGCTATCACGCTTGGAGCTCAGTCTGGAAACGCGCGGTCCAGATCGGTGATTATCGCTAA
- a CDS encoding glycosyltransferase produces the protein MNRLPKGSAVRIGVVIVAFNSDNLLNGCISGALLDPQVSDVVVVDNSSSANSRRVVLERAKDDSRLRYLDPGKNLGFAKGCNEGASAIQGATHYFFVNPDVQLSRPLAALVTHLESTRSAIVTGRLRSPAHPLSVNVRPQANWRRETMKAMVGSRAYMSKSLSPSQTPEGARLDVGQVDGALLGISVDHFNALRGFDEQFELYYEDVDICLRAAAIGGCVYVSEEWGIHVGGASSASVSALAYSVARVSRVRFLRKHYGVSRAVRMATIAVALLELAARTATGQPEGLRVRSDSVRSQLAELTRPGSVQVLA, from the coding sequence ATGAATAGGCTCCCAAAGGGCAGCGCTGTGCGCATTGGAGTGGTAATTGTTGCGTTCAACTCGGACAACTTACTCAACGGCTGTATTTCCGGCGCACTCTTGGATCCGCAGGTTTCGGATGTCGTCGTAGTTGATAACTCATCGAGCGCCAATTCACGGCGCGTGGTGCTGGAGCGTGCGAAGGATGACAGTCGATTGAGGTATCTCGATCCTGGCAAGAATCTTGGGTTCGCCAAAGGATGCAATGAAGGAGCGTCAGCCATACAAGGTGCCACTCACTACTTCTTCGTAAATCCTGACGTGCAACTCTCGCGTCCGTTGGCTGCTCTCGTCACGCACCTCGAGAGCACAAGATCCGCGATAGTGACCGGGAGGCTAAGATCGCCAGCACACCCGCTAAGTGTCAATGTGCGCCCGCAAGCAAACTGGCGTCGCGAGACTATGAAGGCGATGGTTGGTAGCCGAGCATACATGTCCAAGTCCCTGTCGCCCTCACAAACGCCCGAAGGCGCTCGTCTGGATGTGGGACAGGTGGACGGCGCTCTGTTAGGCATAAGCGTCGATCATTTCAACGCCCTACGAGGATTTGATGAGCAGTTCGAACTCTATTATGAGGACGTTGACATCTGCCTGCGCGCGGCTGCCATAGGCGGATGCGTGTATGTGTCCGAAGAGTGGGGTATTCATGTTGGCGGCGCTAGCTCCGCATCCGTCTCAGCTCTCGCATACTCGGTCGCCCGTGTAAGTCGGGTACGTTTTCTTCGCAAACACTACGGCGTGTCACGCGCGGTAAGAATGGCCACCATCGCCGTCGCACTTCTAGAACTCGCGGCACGCACGGCGACAGGCCAGCCGGAAGGACTCCGAGTACGAAGCGACTCTGTCAGGTCACAACTCGCCGAGCTAACGCGCCCAGGATCTGTTCAAGTGCTCGCTTAG
- a CDS encoding lipopolysaccharide biosynthesis protein — MVTSNAAEDGVSKRRRKILDLVLSQVAPLAASSVMTFATAAILGAAGRGQLALILSGGALLGSIAFLSLHVGIVSAHRDGDPTATRRGWVIAGAIALIVAGAGLSVSVAFPTLKAGLFTRSTVLLIALGGAFVLFNLVVLRTRQGLGHSRIFRDSWFLQSITFPVLGIPVALLTDSPTLVAVCWYLALTLSTLYAMTKKMHHERAVSQISSRRIVATSLAAHAGSVGQQILFRGDVVVLGFLVSASSVGIYSIAMPIAGLIWVFSEALSLLAFDTGTRRESSLDRQRNRRNLVATNFKYGGLGAVLIAAGSWFLIPVFLPQYVDAIPLILILLPGVLIQGWARIGLSSILTTGSVGAPITIGALSALLSTLYIPFVVLWGVIGAAAASTLIYVLQTLVVAAVTRYVSKHL; from the coding sequence GTGGTGACAAGCAACGCCGCAGAAGACGGAGTAAGCAAACGGCGTCGAAAAATTCTCGACTTGGTCCTTTCGCAGGTCGCACCATTGGCGGCGTCATCCGTTATGACCTTCGCCACTGCAGCGATTCTCGGCGCCGCAGGACGTGGGCAGTTAGCTCTCATCTTGAGCGGGGGCGCTTTGTTAGGATCAATCGCTTTCCTAAGCCTTCATGTCGGCATTGTGAGCGCACACCGCGACGGCGACCCAACCGCGACGCGGCGCGGTTGGGTCATCGCCGGTGCTATTGCGTTGATTGTCGCAGGGGCAGGACTGAGCGTGAGTGTGGCGTTTCCGACACTCAAGGCTGGTCTCTTTACCCGGTCAACGGTGCTGCTCATCGCGCTTGGCGGAGCGTTCGTACTGTTCAATTTGGTCGTACTTCGAACACGACAAGGACTCGGGCATTCACGGATATTTCGAGACAGTTGGTTCCTTCAATCGATAACGTTTCCGGTCCTGGGCATCCCGGTTGCACTCCTGACGGACTCGCCCACCCTCGTCGCCGTGTGTTGGTATCTCGCGCTGACACTGTCAACGCTGTACGCCATGACAAAGAAGATGCACCATGAACGCGCTGTCTCGCAGATCTCCTCTCGCAGGATAGTTGCCACTTCGCTCGCTGCTCATGCGGGAAGTGTCGGGCAACAGATACTATTCCGAGGTGACGTCGTAGTTCTTGGCTTTCTCGTGAGTGCCTCATCCGTCGGAATCTACTCGATTGCCATGCCTATCGCTGGGCTCATCTGGGTCTTCTCAGAGGCACTGAGCCTCCTCGCCTTCGATACTGGAACTCGGCGCGAGTCTTCACTTGATCGCCAGCGCAATCGCCGTAACCTCGTGGCTACCAATTTTAAGTATGGTGGCCTTGGGGCAGTGCTAATTGCCGCCGGGAGCTGGTTCCTGATTCCCGTTTTCCTTCCGCAGTACGTGGACGCCATACCGCTCATTCTTATTTTGCTGCCCGGAGTACTAATTCAGGGCTGGGCGAGAATTGGGCTATCCAGCATCCTCACAACTGGTTCGGTTGGCGCCCCTATCACGATCGGTGCGCTTTCGGCTCTGCTTAGCACTCTCTACATCCCTTTTGTGGTCCTGTGGGGCGTAATCGGCGCAGCAGCAGCCTCAACCCTTATTTATGTACTTCAAACGTTAGTCGTTGCCGCAGTAACCCGTTACGTGAGCAAGCACCTTTAA
- a CDS encoding O-antigen ligase family protein has translation MENKGQTLTALIKSGVEHEPNQTIWHKAGYLLFFLMLFSPTLYQPAKAALLLLVVTAIVVCWGRTGSGFVIRPALALPVGGAVLVGLLFTARGVANGFTDGALSMAPVFVIWPLVYLLLTAGISTESHLRSLFRTIIFATLAAGIYGVLFVASQMIGSPLTKILELVNQRQIYYSDAAGSYSASFAFLSTLVHTVPFLTALLISWPRDERPPASRILIGFALALGGTVAVLSGRRALILVILSSLLIAVVFYMFMHVRRLPTKIIGRVLALGVGTVITAAVVITATDLNVAALVSSFSQGFSPAESADASIRYAQSVALWDAWSKNPLLGSGLGGTTPGLVRDEASPWAYELSYNAYLYHFGIVGVTLYAIGFAAIFVQSVRIARAFPEWRRYILPALVGLTCFLIANATNPYLAKFDSLWVVFLPLMILSVIARRIRSESSW, from the coding sequence ATGGAAAACAAGGGCCAAACTTTGACCGCATTGATCAAGAGCGGCGTAGAGCACGAGCCCAACCAGACTATCTGGCACAAGGCCGGGTACCTGCTGTTCTTCTTGATGCTATTTTCCCCCACTTTGTATCAACCCGCCAAAGCTGCGCTCTTGTTGCTGGTAGTGACCGCGATCGTTGTGTGCTGGGGACGTACTGGCTCGGGTTTCGTGATCCGGCCGGCTCTCGCCTTACCGGTGGGTGGTGCCGTTCTTGTCGGACTGTTATTCACAGCACGCGGAGTAGCGAATGGATTCACAGATGGGGCGCTCTCCATGGCGCCGGTCTTCGTCATTTGGCCCCTGGTATACCTACTGCTAACGGCGGGCATCTCTACGGAATCGCACCTCCGGAGCCTCTTCCGCACTATCATTTTTGCCACGTTAGCCGCTGGCATCTACGGCGTGTTGTTTGTAGCGAGTCAGATGATCGGCTCCCCTCTCACTAAGATATTGGAGCTTGTCAATCAGCGGCAGATCTACTATTCCGACGCGGCGGGTTCATACAGCGCTAGCTTCGCGTTCCTATCTACGCTCGTTCACACCGTTCCGTTCTTGACAGCGTTACTTATTTCCTGGCCGAGGGACGAACGTCCTCCAGCGTCAAGAATCCTCATCGGGTTCGCTCTGGCTCTCGGTGGGACGGTAGCCGTTCTGTCTGGTAGGCGTGCCCTGATCTTGGTGATCCTGAGTTCCTTGCTGATCGCCGTTGTCTTCTACATGTTTATGCACGTGAGACGACTGCCGACTAAGATAATCGGCCGTGTCCTAGCCCTAGGCGTAGGGACTGTTATAACCGCTGCAGTTGTTATAACTGCGACTGACTTAAACGTGGCGGCTCTGGTAAGTTCATTTTCGCAGGGATTCTCGCCTGCAGAAAGTGCTGACGCTAGCATTAGATATGCTCAGTCAGTAGCGCTTTGGGACGCGTGGAGCAAAAACCCGCTGCTGGGTTCGGGCCTTGGAGGCACCACGCCGGGGTTAGTTCGCGATGAAGCCAGTCCGTGGGCATACGAGCTGTCGTACAACGCATACTTGTACCACTTTGGGATAGTCGGCGTAACGCTGTATGCGATCGGATTCGCGGCGATCTTCGTTCAGTCCGTGCGTATTGCGCGAGCATTCCCAGAATGGAGAAGGTATATACTTCCGGCTCTTGTGGGGCTCACCTGCTTTCTGATCGCAAACGCCACTAACCCTTACTTGGCCAAGTTCGACAGCCTCTGGGTGGTCTTCCTTCCGTTGATGATTCTGAGTGTCATAGCGCGCCGCATCCGCTCGGAGTCCTCGTGGTGA
- a CDS encoding nucleotide sugar dehydrogenase, with product MSAKKLVVVGQGYVGLPVAMRAVEVGYEVVGVDLDSNRVNSLRAGVSYVDDITATTLRTALDSGRYMPTSDYSSTSGFDFAIITVPTPLRESLPDLSFIEQASMSLASHLKKGATVVLESTTYPGTTEELLVPILQDGSGLNAGTDFYVGYSPERIDPGNKTWGFVETPKVVSGIDVESLKRVQGLYDDLVHKTVPVSTPKEAELTKLLENTFRHVNIALVNELAIFGHKLGVNVWESIEAASTKPFGFMKFTPGPGVGGHCLPVDPSYLSWQVRRKLGQNFRFVELANDVNDHMPDYVAQRLIVLLNRLGKPMRGSRVVLLGLSYKKNTGDIRESPALRLIESLQELGATIVGVDGHVEENRWPKGVERRSLDPHTLESADAIVLVTDHDDFDLELLDTTPTPVLDTKNRLSGEHIERL from the coding sequence ATGAGTGCGAAGAAGCTCGTCGTCGTGGGCCAGGGATATGTAGGCCTACCGGTTGCGATGCGAGCCGTTGAAGTTGGTTACGAAGTCGTTGGCGTAGACCTGGACTCGAACCGCGTAAACAGTCTCAGGGCAGGCGTGTCGTATGTGGACGATATAACCGCAACAACGCTCCGAACGGCGCTCGATTCTGGCCGATACATGCCAACCAGCGACTACTCCTCTACTTCCGGCTTTGACTTTGCGATCATCACGGTACCGACACCGCTGCGAGAAAGTCTGCCTGACCTTTCCTTCATTGAGCAAGCCTCAATGTCTCTTGCTTCTCACCTTAAGAAGGGCGCCACAGTGGTGCTCGAGTCGACGACTTATCCCGGAACTACTGAGGAGTTGCTCGTCCCAATTCTGCAGGATGGGTCGGGCCTTAATGCAGGCACAGATTTTTACGTAGGCTACAGCCCTGAGCGAATCGATCCAGGAAATAAGACTTGGGGATTTGTAGAGACACCTAAGGTGGTCTCGGGAATCGATGTAGAGTCACTGAAACGCGTGCAAGGGCTCTATGACGACCTCGTACACAAGACGGTTCCAGTCTCGACTCCAAAAGAAGCCGAGCTCACGAAGTTACTCGAGAACACGTTCCGACATGTGAATATCGCGCTCGTGAATGAGCTCGCCATATTCGGCCATAAATTGGGTGTCAACGTTTGGGAGTCCATAGAAGCTGCCAGCACTAAGCCGTTTGGGTTCATGAAATTTACTCCCGGTCCTGGAGTAGGAGGTCATTGCCTTCCCGTGGACCCGAGCTATCTCTCATGGCAAGTACGCCGCAAGCTTGGACAGAACTTCCGGTTCGTGGAACTCGCAAACGATGTGAACGACCATATGCCAGACTATGTGGCGCAGAGGCTGATAGTCCTGCTCAATCGCCTAGGTAAGCCGATGCGCGGCTCACGAGTGGTTCTACTCGGTCTCTCTTATAAGAAGAACACGGGAGATATTCGGGAGTCGCCTGCGCTCCGTCTCATCGAGAGTTTACAGGAGCTGGGCGCGACGATAGTGGGAGTCGATGGTCACGTCGAGGAAAACCGGTGGCCAAAGGGTGTTGAGCGTAGGTCGCTCGACCCTCACACTCTCGAGTCGGCGGACGCAATTGTGCTCGTCACCGACCACGATGACTTCGACTTGGAATTGCTTGACACCACTCCAACTCCAGTACTTGATACGAAGAATCGTCTGTCCGGCGAACATATAGAAAGGCTCTGA
- a CDS encoding right-handed parallel beta-helix repeat-containing protein, with the protein MYATLYGVIADGRADDSKALNNALKSAAADRRILVLPAKSTVALKEPLLVPTNARLNMNGSTLMSYVTGNQASVQISSKSNVHIHDGRIDWINSDDDQETEWRHGIALLGCSNVRLENLVISNHRGDGIYIGAGAASDVGEQLASNSEIVISGVHCLGNHRQGMSLVTASGVYVSESSFRGTNGTHPQSGVDLEPNTDVEVLENVNFNGCTFSDNSGFGLAISTRAEPQARQSGFTFVSCHFEKNAKDGIYLHNAQGAAFLGTFVKSNGGSGVRLASSELGSTKHINFTSATFANNGEEGAVLAGAFEDLAFMGCRFENNSDNLASKPPHFGLDINPTRQSRDLRLIGNRITGQQQRGSLRTGSMVLGLTLIGNAIVGTAGSAVDLNDDRQTRVEISSASSNLAGTVRITPTSPGSTAVEVRAPGEEYPRLSVNSAGISFGSGEIQSDVSFFRDGPNLLKSDGKLVAGKGLGVGNSSEGHELGVLIKKIEVFDAAGRSLGFIPIFDSIS; encoded by the coding sequence GTGTACGCCACCCTGTACGGTGTGATTGCTGATGGGCGCGCCGATGATAGTAAGGCCCTTAACAACGCTTTGAAGAGCGCTGCCGCCGATCGCCGGATTCTTGTGCTACCAGCCAAGAGCACCGTTGCGCTTAAAGAACCGCTACTCGTCCCAACCAACGCCAGGCTCAACATGAACGGCTCCACCTTGATGTCCTACGTAACAGGAAATCAGGCGAGCGTTCAGATCTCTAGCAAGTCAAACGTTCACATTCACGATGGGCGAATCGACTGGATTAATTCGGACGACGATCAAGAAACTGAATGGCGTCATGGCATAGCACTTCTGGGGTGCTCAAATGTTCGCTTGGAAAATCTAGTTATCTCTAACCACCGTGGCGATGGAATTTACATTGGAGCAGGTGCGGCTTCAGACGTTGGCGAGCAATTGGCATCTAATAGCGAGATCGTGATATCCGGTGTCCACTGTCTAGGAAATCACCGGCAAGGGATGTCGTTGGTGACTGCCAGCGGCGTATACGTTTCAGAATCATCATTCCGAGGTACAAACGGAACCCATCCCCAATCAGGGGTGGACTTAGAACCGAACACCGATGTAGAAGTTCTTGAAAACGTCAACTTCAACGGCTGTACGTTTTCCGATAATTCTGGCTTCGGTCTCGCTATCTCGACTCGCGCTGAACCACAGGCAAGGCAAAGCGGCTTCACGTTCGTGTCATGCCACTTCGAGAAGAATGCAAAGGACGGCATATATCTTCACAATGCGCAAGGTGCGGCTTTCCTTGGCACGTTCGTAAAGTCCAACGGTGGGAGCGGCGTCAGATTGGCGTCGAGCGAGTTAGGCTCTACCAAACATATCAATTTCACTTCTGCTACGTTCGCGAATAACGGCGAAGAAGGTGCAGTCTTAGCGGGCGCGTTTGAAGACCTCGCTTTTATGGGCTGTCGCTTCGAGAACAACAGCGACAATTTGGCCTCAAAGCCGCCCCACTTCGGATTGGATATCAATCCGACCCGACAGTCACGTGATCTCAGGCTAATAGGCAACCGAATAACTGGCCAGCAGCAAAGAGGCAGTTTGCGTACGGGTTCGATGGTGCTCGGCCTAACCCTTATCGGCAACGCGATAGTGGGAACTGCTGGTTCTGCAGTAGACCTAAACGACGATCGGCAAACTCGTGTAGAAATCTCGAGTGCCAGCAGCAACCTCGCTGGCACCGTACGAATAACACCAACAAGCCCGGGATCGACCGCTGTAGAAGTTCGTGCGCCAGGGGAAGAGTACCCTCGACTGTCCGTCAATTCCGCTGGCATCAGTTTCGGAAGCGGCGAAATCCAGAGCGACGTTAGTTTCTTTAGAGACGGCCCAAACCTCCTAAAGTCTGACGGCAAGCTCGTCGCGGGCAAGGGCCTCGGCGTCGGCAATAGTAGTGAAGGCCACGAATTGGGCGTCCTTATCAAGAAGATCGAGGTATTCGACGCAGCGGGGCGTTCGCTCGGGTTCATTCCGATCTTCGATTCCATCTCGTAG